The Brassica napus cultivar Da-Ae chromosome C1, Da-Ae, whole genome shotgun sequence DNA segment GCCGCCGCCGATACCTCCGCCATTGCCAATGCCAGCGCCAATACCTCCCCCTTTGCCAATTCCACCGCCAACTCCTCCACCTTTGCCAATACTACCACCAACTCCACCGCCTTTGCCGATACCACCGCCAATACCTCCGCCTTTACCAATACCACCCCCAACTTCTCCGCCTTTGCCAATACCACCTCCAACTCCTCCGCCTTTTCCGATACCACCACCAATACCTCCTCCTTTACCATAACCACCGCCAACTCCTCCACCTTTGCCTATACCGCCACCAATACCTCCACCTTTTCCAATCCCGCCACCAACTCCTCCACCTTTGCCTATTCCACCGCCAACTCCTCCACCTTTGCCAATTCCACCACCAAGACCACCGCCTTTGCCTATTCCACCACCAGCTCCGCCACCCTTTCCGATCCCTCCGCCTTTTCCAAACCCACCACCTGCTCCAGCACCACCACCAACTCCTCCACCGTGTCCACCTCCACCTCCAAAACCACCGCCAACCCCACCACCCTTACCAAAGGCACCACCGACTCCGACACCTCCCCCCTGTCCACCACCAAAACCTCCTCCACCTCCACCAGCACCACCGCCGCCTCCAAAACCACCGCCTGCTCCTATTCCACCGCCAGATCCTCCTCCAAATCCACCGCCAAAGCCACCACCCTTGCCGCCTCCAATTAACGTTTTTTCCTCTTCATCTTTGCTAGAACTCGCACCATTTCTGGCAGTAACATTCACAGCgaaaacatgaaaacataatAAAGCCAATAGAGTAGCTCCATTAACTAGACGCCCCATGTCTTCCTGCTTTTTAGTTTTCTTGTTCTATGCAGTGTTCACTGCCCGATGACGAAAACATTTCCGCACTATGGTCGCTTATATAGCAACACTTAATCATCTACTTTAATCTTTGCATTAACTTACTCCAACcacttgttacaaaaaaaaacttactccaACCACTAACAACTACTAACTGCATTCAATTCCTAAATCCTTCTACGATTTCCTCTCCGCATGTTTTCTCCTAGCAAAccatataatacatatattatctCCTTGATTTATACAGTGGAAAATATTAAGAATACGAGTATTTTACTCAAATCTACCAAGTAGACTTTACCGTTTCACAAAccatataatacatatattatctCCTTGATTTATACAGTGGAAAATATTAAGAACACGAGTATTTTACTCAAATCTACCAAGTAGACTTTACCGTTTCACCCAAGTTACCATAGACTTCCTGACATTAACGATTTCTCAATCTCGTGACAGTTAGTTAGTTCTACCTCTTTTGTGTCAAATAAACAATTCAAATGATTACGTCATTTTATGTCTACTTATAGTCAGAATCTTTTCATTTtgtgttttaaataaaaattccacATAATTCTTATAGTCAGAAAGCTAACTGACTTGTGATCCATGTTTGGAAATAATAGAGTAATTAACTTATATACGAGCCAAATGTTCTGTaataattatcatatttttcgTAAGTCCCAAATTTGTTTATCACAAATGACAGCAAAACATGCGTACTCCTGCTTGTTCCGGAGTATAGGTGCCTTGCAGAACAAAAACGTTGTTATACATTTTTTGACGTAAAAGTTAATTATACGTGTCTTGTTCTTATTGCTTAACCTTTTGTTATGTAATGAGCTATTAACTTGCCGACTACTCAAGAGGCACTATTAAGTTAAAATCGCTCATTGTACCTTACATACGCAATGATAATTTCCTTACAATTGGTAAACAAGTAAACTTACTGACACTACTGAAATATCtatctttttttctcttatagatttttaagtttattgaaATAGGTATGTCAGAATCTTAAATTTAACTCTACTGAATTGTATGAACGATTAaacaataaaatcaaatcacTTGTGAAACTTAAGTCCTGGCTAAGTTACTGTAGTTTAATAACTTAGACGTGTGGTTTCCACACCCAACCATGTGCGAGTTAGATGATTAATTTATTGCGGTTCGAACAAAAATGGCCGTCATTTATTTTCCAACCTAGACGTCCTAAACGCAAAtagtatttaataaatacagaccAGTTATGtttacttctctttttttttgaactttggcTTTAGTTATGTTTACTTCTCCTTCAATTAGAAATCGCTACATGTCATCCCAGAACATGGTTGTTAGTGACTCTCTTATGTCCGACAATCTCTTGGGTCTATTAATAACTACGGAGTATTTTAGGGTCCTATTGGTTTTCtccattctttctttgtttgcttattatttttcttttatcattaaaaatattttatttttataacaaatgcTCAATGTGTAGTTTACTCGTTTCAATCTCAAGATTAATTAAGTAACTCTTGTTTGAAAAAATATGATTcatcatatattcaaaacatTAAATTACTTCACTATTTTCTGTCTATACATAAAATTGGTTAAGCTTATACTACTCCCTTCGTTTTTAAAAGATGTATGTtctggaaaaaataaattgttttaaaaagattaatttttttacttttttaatgtataattttatgaaaaattgtaagtttcaaaaaaattaaaggtgtttattgaatttctattggctaaaagttatgaaaaattgttattcgcaaaaaacaatgcatatttaataaattttcttaatatatgtgaaaaatctagaatatggatttttaaaaaacagaAGGAGTGGCCAGATGCAATTAAAAGGCGGTGCCATCGAGAATGAAACAAAAGTAAGCGCTTGGATGCGGGAGTAATTAATAGAATGCTGAAAATTAGGGAAAAAAACTGCTCAACGATAAATACTAGTTGGCCAAAGCAATTAAATGGCGGTGCTATAAAAAATATTCCTCCTGTTTCATTGAAAATGTCACTTTGATATACATTTTTTCCACGTATTAAAAAAgtagttgaaatatatttaagtttttattaattacacatattcaaccaatagtatttgatatacatgaaattatttataaaaccaatgcatttataattaatattaaactgaaAGTTGCATTAAAATcctaaaatgacattttttataacaagaaaaaaatactaaaataacaTTCTTTTAGAAATAAAAGGAGTACTAAGTACTTAAAAATgtactaaatatttgtttttcgtcaaaatgaattttattaatattagtGTGGAGAaggtattaaaaaaaacaagtgtAAAGAAGCTAcacaaaatataacaaaaaggtAATGAACAACAGTGGCTGTAAGTTAATTAACAAATCaattgttaaataaaaatattctcttATATAATAAAGCGCAAGTTGTCTAGCAAATCAAAATTAGACATTTAGCAAtcattttgcaaaaaaaaaaaattgaatttttcttttcatcttcCTTTTTTTCTGGGGTCAAAATATGTTAGGGGTGAAGCTTGAGCAGATCCTAAATCATACTCGCTCTAGatttaaatataagatgtttaaggttttatacacatattaagaaacaataaatacataattttaattgttacttttttattatatcaataaaatttcaccactcataattttacttttcaatttatgtttaaatttaaaaaataaatgcattaattatatctcaaaacatcatacatttgtatagaagataaaaatatagaacatcttaCATTCGTATCCGGATGGACTATTTtagcttaaattttttttggttgagaCTTCAGCGTATCCCTAATTTTAACCTAAAATTTTCAGCAGATCCTAAACTAATGCAACACTAGAATTATTTAcgttagtttatatatatttttgatatcttttcttcATCTCCTAAATGCAAcactaatttttcttttcttcctttcGGTATAAATTAAAATCCACACTATTTCTCACACACCATGATCTCCGCACGTccttaaaacaattattttttttcatataagaGAGTTTACTCAACGATGCTATAAAATTCATCTCTAATGCATTTTCctaaattatttgaaatggTTCCACTGATTCTCTCTTTCTGGAAGTCTGATGAAATTTCAGTTTTAACATAGATCGATAAATTCTGAGCTGTAACGATCGTATCAACACTCCGGAGTCTACAATTCTATTATCTTGGTAAACAGTTGCATGACAATAGTCTCTGTGAGATTTTTGTTTCActcaagaagaaaaagaaaaacgaaatTTCTGCTGCAAAGCTTCCTACGAAGTTgacaaatgaaaattaaatttcttgTCAGTAAGACTACTCAAAACACTCGAACTCTTTATGACTCAAATGTCTAACGCTCCTCTCATTTAACATTCTACCAAATGTTTTCAGGCCCTCAAATGCGTTCAAATTCCTCCACGGAAACAGTTGTCAACTATTAAAGGTGTGTATTTCTATGCTCATCAAAATTATAATCAGTGGTCCTCGTACAATTACAGTGTCTTATGAATTAAGGTTCATTGCATCAGAGGTCAAGATCAAATTGCAAGTTTACTTGGTCAATGATAAGGAGATACAACCATACACGGTATTTacgttttctttgttctctttttcttttctcaaatgTTTTAagacatttttaattttttttcttttatagatCGTTTATTTTCCTTTGTTTTCTTTAAACCAATTTATCTTCCTTTGTTGTTTTGTAAAGGATAGACTACGCAATGCCTATCACAGTTCACAATAACACTAAAGACCATCAAAATGCACATGTTATGTACTTTTCTGCAGTAAAAAGTATTATGTTTCGGGTGTTAAAAAAGGGTATTATGTTTCGAAAATGGACTAATTTGGTTTTCAATTTGCTGAACATGATTATTTTTGGGATTTTTGCCGATAAGGAACAAAAGAAGTAAAAACCAATCTTTGTCcccttagaaaaaaaaatatgaaaaacctGTTTTGTCCTTTttagtaaaatacaattaatagtAAGAAGtaaacacaaaacataaacagtaaaaaaaacaaaactttcttCGTCTCCGACTCCCGTTTCTAAAAAGCAGAGGCGATTTCATTTCGTCGCCTTCGACACTTTCTTTCTCTTGGCCGTCTATGTTGGTCGGAGACGACGATATTGTCGTCACGTCTCTCCGTCCTCCTCCTTCTGTCGTCTTTCCTCTTTGAGAACCATCGATTGAAAAAGAACTTTCACGTTTAATTTGAGAAATCGTGCtatgttgaagaagaagaagactagattttaggaaaaaaaattaaaaaaggaaataaaaaatatttaaaagatttaCTGAATATTTTAACCGTTTTTGGCTAGATTTTcggattttgtaattttattaggTAAAATTTGCATTCTATCTGTTTAGAAATTAGAAGGTCTAGCAGAATATTGTATACCATCAATGTAGATAAAAAGACAATTCGAATAATGCATTTTCTACCATAgtagattaattaatttttgtagcGCATCAAATCTACCAGTTATGTAGAGCATAGAGGGAATGAGGATTTTATATTCTTCCCTAGTAGTTGTTAATGTTTTTGGTGTATTGCGCATTCTACGGTTGGTAGATCACTATGTCTTTGTTAGATTATATATTCTAAACCTCCGTAGATGGTAGATCTGATTTTCTAACACCTTTACCCCATTTTTGAAATtactaatcaaatattttttgaatccaaatatattttttttatatgcagtTGATTATCTAcatcaaatatacaatttttcaattttttttgcattttaaaaaaattgatataaatttttatatacaaaaaagtaGTAAATGTCCAAAAGTGACaaaagttaattttattttaagggGATAATACTTTAGTTTAGGTGTTCTGTATTGCCAATTTTTCCATTATTTTGTGGTGGCGGTAATTCAAGTAAATAAAGTAAGAAGTTCACCTGACGCACACATACAAGACCGAGGTCAATTTGAGACTTGAGTGGTAGAAGAACGAGAAGGACTCATGTCTACTTTTATATCAAGACCTAATTTCAGGTGGgcctttcttatttttatattagtgATATTATTTTTGGATTAACATACATTTTGTAGCTTTTTCATAGACAAAAACTTAAGATAAACATAGCATTGAAAATGAATTTGGAAACTAAAATGCAAgatgaa contains these protein-coding regions:
- the LOC111198080 gene encoding glycine-rich cell wall structural protein-like isoform X1, translated to MGRLVNGATLLALLCFHVFAVNVTARNGASSSKDEEEKTLIGGGKGGGFGGGFGGGSGGGIGAGGGFGGGGGAGGGGGGFGGGQGGGVGVGGAFGKGGGVGGGFGGGGGHGGGVGGGAGAGGGFGKGGGIGKGGGAGGGIGKGGGLGGGIGKGGGVGGGIGKGGGVGGGIGKGGGIGGGIGKGGGVGGGYGKGGGIGGGIGKGGGVGGGIGKGGEVGGGIGKGGGIGGGIGKGGGVGGSIGKGGGVGGGIGKGGGIGAGIGNGGGIGGGIGKGGGIGKGGGIGGGIGKGGGGGVFGKGGGIGKGGGIGGGIGKGGGIGDGIRKGGGIGGGGGFGGGGGFGKGGGIGGGIGKGRGIGGGGGFGKGGGIGGGIGKGGGFGGGGGFGKGGGFGGGGGFGKGGGFGGGGFGGGGGGGGGGGIGHH
- the LOC111198080 gene encoding glycine-rich cell wall structural protein-like isoform X2; translated protein: MGRLVNGATLLALLCFHVFAVNVTARNGASSSKDEEEKTLIGGGKGGGFGGGFGGGSGGGIGAGGGFGGGGGAGGGGGGFGGGQGGGVGVGGAFGKGGGVGGGFGGGGGHGGGVGGGAGAGGGFGKGGGIGKGGGAGGGIGKGGGLGGGIGKGGGVGGGIGKGGGVGGGIGKGGGIGGGIGKGGGVGGGYGKGGGIGGGIGKGGGVGGGIGKGGEVGGGIGKGGGIGGGIGKGGGVGGSIGKGGGVGGGIGKGGGIGAGIGNGGGIGGGIGKGGGIGKGGGIGGGIGKGGGGGVFGKGGGIGKGGGIGGGIGKGGGIGDGIRKGGGIGGGGGFGGGGGFGKGGGIGGGIGKGGGFGGGGGFGKGGGFGGGGGFGKGGGFGGGGFGGGGGGGGGGGIGHH